In bacterium, the genomic stretch TGTTACCAGAAAAAAATTAGAAGATACAATTATTATTGCCCAAAAAGTAGGATTTAAGGAAATCGACAGGCCAAAAATATCTTTTAGTAAATCCGTGTTGCTTTTAAAATAACAATTTAAAATGGGGCTGATGTAAAAACTAAAAGGAGGAAGAGTTGAAATTAGATAGTCTTCTTTATGATGTAATTATTGTTGGCGGAGGGCCAGCAGGGTTAACGGCTGGCTTGTATGCAACCAGGGCCAGGCTAAAGAGTTTGTTAATTGAAAGCTATTTTGTGCCTTCTCAAGCAGTAACTACCACCTTAATTGAAAACTACCCTGGTTTTTCTGAAGGAATTAGTGGGTTTGAGTTAATAGATAGATTTAGAAAACAAGCCAAAGGATTTGGTTTGGAATTTGCTGTAGGGGAAGTAAGAAAGGTTGCTTTTAGAAAGAGTAAAGATATCAAGATTTGGGAAGTAGTGGTTGATGAGCAGAAGTATCATAGTTTAGCTTTGATTATTGCTTCTGGAGCTATGCCTAAAAGATTAGGAATAGAAAGAGAAGCAGAATTTCAAGGCAAAGGTGTTTCTTATTGTGCAATTTGCGATGGAGCATTCTTTAAAGATAAAGACATAGTGGTGGTAGGAGGAGGAGATGCGGCTGTGGAAGAGACTTTATTTTTAACTAAGTTTGTTAGAAAGGTTACCGTTATCCATAGAAGAGATAAACTTCGAGCCACAAAGATCTTACAAGAAAGAATATTGACCCATAAAAAAGTAGAGTTTATTTGGAATGCTCAAGTTATGGAGATCTTAGGTAGTCAAAAGGTAGAAGCCGTCAAGGTTAAAGATATTAACACGAAACAAGAATTAGAAATTCTTTGTCAAGGAGTCTTTGTCTTTATTGGACTTATGCCTAATACTAATTTTATTAAAGAAGTAGTAAAGGTAGATGAAGAAGGGTATATTATTACGGATGAGAATATGAAGACTTCAAGAGAAAGTATATTTTCTGGTGGAGATTGTAGAAAAAAATTATTGCGTCAAGTAGTAACAGCTTGCGGAGATGGAGCTCTAGCTGCTTTTTCTGCTCAAAATTATGTAGAAAGGTTAAAAGGAATAGCCAGCAATTCTAATTATAGTAGTTATTAACGAAAACCTTTCATAGGAAATAATACCAAGTAACAAAAGATAAACTCGTTGGCACTCAATTAATTTGCTCTGAGTAAGGTGGACCCATTTATCAAGACAATTTTTTAGGTTTTTTAAGTTACACTTAAATTATTCTTAATTAAAATAAACCTCAATTGGAGTCAAATAATTAAGGGATTGATGCAGCCTATCATGGTTATAGAAAGCTAAGTAATTTCCAATACCTTGTTTTGCTTCTCGGACACTCTGATAATCTTTAAGATAGACTTCTTCATATTTGAGAGAACGCCAGAGCCTTTCGGTAAATATGTTATCGTGTGCTCTACCTCTACCATCCATGCTTATCTTAATGCTTTTATTTATAAGCATATGGTTGAAGGATAGACTGGTAAACTGTGATCCCTGGTCAGTGTTAAATATCTCTGGGCAGCCGATTTCAAGGCCTCATCTAAGGCTGATAGAAAAAGTCCACCTCAAGACTGGTTGACAACTGCCAAGAGATCACGTAACGGCTAAACCAATCCATGATGGCCACCAGGTAAGCCATTACATGATGAAGCCTGATATAAGTTATATCAGTAGCCCAGACCTGGTTGGGCCTATTAATCTCAACTCCCCTTAAAAGATCTTATTATGTCCCACAAATTTTACTGAACAAATGAATTGAAATATTGCATAAAAGGGGGTATGAATAACAGTAGAAAAAGGGAGAGGTTCATTTTTCTGATAAGAAGCACCATTAACTCTATAAGTATTCAGCAGGGGTAGTTAAAACCGCGGTAGATGGAAATGTCTGGACAAGGTTGAGACGGAAAGGAAATTGCAATTTGGTATTACTCAACCTTCACCTTCCCTTTATCAAAGGCAAAAAAGAAATACTGGACAACCCTTGGGTCAAACTGACTACCGGATTTATCCTTTATCTCACGGAGAATCTCCTCAATGGTAAGTTTTGAGCGATATGCCCTGTTTGAATTCATGGCATCAAAGGTATCGGCAACGGCAATTATTCTGGCAATAAGTGGTATTTGTTCACCTGAAATTCCATCAGGATAACCTCCTCCCCCGTATCTTTCATGATGATGATAAATGGAGGGAAGAATTTCTTTTAGTTCCTCAATATTTTTAATGATACTGACACTCTTAATTGGGTGTTCACTTATCTTTTCCCATTCCTCATAATCGAGTTTTTCTAGTTTGATTAGAATAGAGGCAGGGATGCCGATTTTACCTACATCATGTAAGATTCCAGATATTTTCACCCGCTGTTTTTCTTCATTAGTCATCGCCATTTCATCGGCAATTGCCTCGGAAATTTCTGCTACCCGCTCTGAATGCCCTTTAGTATATGGGTCTTTTTGTTCAATAGCAGAGACCAAAGCCTTAACCGTATCGAAGAGCAAAGACTCTATTCTATGGTGAAGTCTGGAGTTAGCAAATATTGCCCCTACATGGATAGCCAGGGTAAAGACAAGTTTCTCATCAGATGAGTAAAATAGTTCACCAGAGGTCTTATCCCCAAGGCAAATGACGCCAATCTTTTCAGCTCTCACCAA encodes the following:
- the trxB gene encoding thioredoxin-disulfide reductase → MKLDSLLYDVIIVGGGPAGLTAGLYATRARLKSLLIESYFVPSQAVTTTLIENYPGFSEGISGFELIDRFRKQAKGFGLEFAVGEVRKVAFRKSKDIKIWEVVVDEQKYHSLALIIASGAMPKRLGIEREAEFQGKGVSYCAICDGAFFKDKDIVVVGGGDAAVEETLFLTKFVRKVTVIHRRDKLRATKILQERILTHKKVEFIWNAQVMEILGSQKVEAVKVKDINTKQELEILCQGVFVFIGLMPNTNFIKEVVKVDEEGYIITDENMKTSRESIFSGGDCRKKLLRQVVTACGDGALAAFSAQNYVERLKGIASNSNYSSY
- a CDS encoding HD domain-containing protein translates to MNNNDTSNKKIMELESDLEKFTMELSSAYEELSLIYEITNEMETLLDPEVLSSQVLDKAVKLLKVRIGFLMLFEDENKLILKASKGFGLGEPERFNKYNPFKGIVGMAISQGKPVIWCDASDKEEARLGIKSCLAVPILVRAEKIGVICLGDKTSGELFYSSDEKLVFTLAIHVGAIFANSRLHHRIESLLFDTVKALVSAIEQKDPYTKGHSERVAEISEAIADEMAMTNEEKQRVKISGILHDVGKIGIPASILIKLEKLDYEEWEKISEHPIKSVSIIKNIEELKEILPSIYHHHERYGGGGYPDGISGEQIPLIARIIAVADTFDAMNSNRAYRSKLTIEEILREIKDKSGSQFDPRVVQYFFFAFDKGKVKVE
- a CDS encoding integrase core domain-containing protein, whose translation is MDGRGRAHDNIFTERLWRSLKYEEVYLKDYQSVREAKQGIGNYLAFYNHDRLHQSLNYLTPIEVYFN
- a CDS encoding DDE-type integrase/transposase/recombinase; the encoded protein is MNRPNQVWATDITYIRLHHVMAYLVAIMDWFSRYVISWQLSTSLEVDFFYQP